The Pungitius pungitius chromosome 4, fPunPun2.1, whole genome shotgun sequence nucleotide sequence CTGGAGTGGCACATTGCATTATGGCTAAGGCTTTGCCCCCAGGGGCAGAGCAAAGATCCAACACCTTCTCCCCATCTTGGACTTTCAAAGCCAGCACTGGAAGCAAGGATGCGGCATTCAGGAGGAAGTACTGCTTCAGCTGGCCAGGCCTGTGAGCCTGAGAGGGAAACCGCAGTGGACATGGATGGATGTAACACTGTAGTGAGGGACGGGACAAACCGGGCGAGGGCTCGGATTCAAGGTCCTCATCGAGCGCGGGAGACTTGATGCCGGGTTGGATATGGGAGCCGTTAGGAGGGCACTTGGAGATGTAGTCAGAGTCTTTTCCCGCTCGGTATTTGGAATGTGACACCGTTGAGGGGTCGCTACCAAGCGCCGTGAGGACACGGGTTTGCGGAAGCATGGTGGAAAAGCCCTGTGATTGGAGGATCTGTGAAATGCCGGTCACAGTGCTGAAGCGGTTGAGCATGACCCCATACTGCCAAGAGTGAGGGTCCAGGAGCACGGCTCTGCAGGAGAAAAGCATTCCTCAATTGATTCATTATTGGCACAAACCCAGTCTTTGTGTAAGCTGAAGTAATTGTTGaaagaaattgccaaaaaaataaaattgccagaaaaaaaaaatacctcaCAGATGCCCACAGGTCTCCAAGCTCCTGACTGTACTGCTCGTCAAAGCGGTTCAGTATTGCCTGACAtgaagatttttcttttctttttgtttcctgttaCAAATAGACAGCAGTGAAAATGTTACCTTGAGATTTATCCAGGAAAGGCACATCATGAGGCTGTAGCCACAGTCGACTCGGCCAGGCCTTTGCGTCAGTAACAACGTGTCGCCTTCTATTTAAAGGCTTGGTATTCTAATGTTTTACTGATCTCACTGGTTCAAGACACTTGAAGAGCGAAGTACCTTCTAGTTTCAGATGGACTTTCCCTTTGTGTTCCTGAAGGCTGAAAAGGCTGCTGTATTTGTTCTTACTCACTCACTACCCCTGGTGGATTTAAAGTGTACCATCTGTTCCGTTGTAACGACTTATACTGTAGGTTAAGTATGATTGGCTAAAGGTAAATACTCCATAATCCCTGCGGTATTAGCTGACATTTGTATCCGGTCTGAGAGAAAGGCAGCCGTAGCTTTCGTAGAATACAGTTGAAGAGGGGAGGATTACTACACCGGTTTGACCCTTTATTCGACCGGACGAGGCTGAGGATGACCGTGGATGTTTACCTGGTCACGAGCTGCTCCGTTCCGCTGTGAAACCAGCGCGTGACCGGAGTGACAGTTAACCGACCACCGGAACCGCCGCAGGGAGGGCGGGAGCTTCCACGTGCTGGAAGTATGGGGggttaaaaacatatttagacatgtagtctttttttaacggCCTAATTTACTTGTCCAATCCATTTTCCTAACTGGTGTGGCCCTGTTAATACCTCCGTGCGTAAACCTCAGGCACGAGTACGTTTGTGAAACCCGTCCGACCTCAAATCTTGACTGTGTCTTTAGTTCCACCCGACGAGAGGCGGATTATTTTTGGCCATCTCTGCGCCAGCGATTTGTTTTTTAGGTTGGTTGTGCTGATTGGTGTATTAAACAGTCACTCTTTTTATTAAATGACAGATTAAGAAGTTTTTACAAGGGGaatgtacggtggccgagaaggtttagacaaatacaaaagcaacaacacaaccgcaaacgccacaacgcaacacgaacgccacaacacaaaatacaaaagccacatcacgaccgcaaatgccacaacacaacacgaacgccgcaacacgaaaatacaaaagccacatcacaaccgcaaatgcaacaacgcaacacgaacggcgcaacacaacacgaaagcgaaaacggaagtagctgcccaccggagcgagcgtattttggaggaacgcacacgggagcgagcgtattttggaggaacggagctggaggatgccagatcgtttaagaagtaagtgaaacataattccttactttaactgtagccgcaaggaatcatgtttcacttacttcttaaacgatctggcatcctccagctccgttgttacgtgccgactggtttttgaacctactggtttggctacgcgtttagatgttattaagagagtaatcctacttgggcaatgtgctagaaaacctgacagaactatgtatttcacgctacgccaccaaaaaccagttgtcttggctcaccctgaaccaaaagatgttcttgccactgacgatttgcaatttcatgataagtagtgaaatcagtagcggcatttgacagctcggttggccgacggcgtagcgccgccgtcttatgaagttttgctattttgctcgactgcgggttcgaatccaggttgtggcgatcttttaataaacgtatgttcttttatttatttctttatacgtggcagtgatgtagtgctcacttatacaatcataatcgctgcattggatatgggatgcattttgaacattttcagcaatatgtttgcgaatgtgtgacggatcaggtgaccgaggcagacaacatctgcctctgtcggagcaaaacaaacacgcacgcgtagccaaaccagtaggttcaaaaaccagtcggcacgtaacaacggagctggaggatgccagatcgtttaagaagtaagtgaaacatgattccttgcggctacagttaaagtaaggaattatgtttcacttacttcttaaacgatctggcatcctccagctccgttcctccaaaatacgctcgctcccgtgggcgttgctccaaaatacgctcgctcccgtgggcagctacttccgttttcgctttcgtgttgtgttgcgccgttcgtgttgcgttgttgcatttgcggttgtgatgtggcttttgtattttcgtgttgcggcgttcgtgttgtgttgtggcatttgcggttgtgatgtgccttttgtattttgtgttttggcgttcgtgttgtattgtggcgtttgcggttgtgttgcttttgtatttgtaaatTAGTAGATTCTGACACCAAGGTAATTAACGCTATTATACTGGTTAAATTGTATGCTATTATGATCCACTTCCATCTAatgtgaaataacatttttcgTTTATTGCGCTTTTCTACATTTGGTGTCTGTTGGGTGGAGGTAATGCACACGCATGCTCTTCAAAATTGTTGTAAGCCAATACAATTGCTGGAATAAGCACCACTACTACTCAGAaaagaaccaaaacaaagatgatgaattaaacattttacttcTGTTATTGGTTGCatgtttaacaaaaacattggATTGAATATACAATAATGGCAAAACcatcatttgaaatgattccgGTCTGCCAGAGTTTCTTACATCAGTGGGTCGACAATCTTTAGCTTTAAGAAACACCAATGAACAACCATGGGCAACACGATAAGCTGACATTATCATACCATTCAAGGGCATCTCAAACAACTAATTCTTATCAACATTGTGATGTATTCCTTTGCAGCACTGGTTTACATGGCAAACAGAATCAGGAATGCAACCATCAGACAGAAAAGACCCATAGCTTCAGAGAGAGCGAAGCCCAAGATGGCGTAAGAGAACAGCTGCTGCTTCAGAGAGGGGTTCctattgagagagagagagcgagagaagcaTCTGAGACACATTGAAGCAGCTGAGACACATTAGGTCCATCAATGACCCAACATATAGATAAATGATATTTTTCTACCACAAACGTATGCCGTTATCAAGTTTTACCTCCGAAAGTtccataaatatttatattaacaAAACTACCGTCTAATGCAGGTTGGTGCCAATGTCCTAAGATAAGAGATTAATTTACCTGGCATATCCGATAATAAGGCTACCGAACACTGTTCCAATGCCAGCTCCAGATCCAGCCACTCCCACTGTGGCAGCTCCTGCTCCAATGAACTTTGCAGCAGTGTCGATGTCGCGGCTCACAGCACTAGTCTGGAAGCTCCGcactgccacctgctgctggGAGGCTAAAATGCTGTGTGGTTCCAGGAGTGAAGCAcactgaaaaacacagacaaagggAAGTTACTAAACAGAGGGTCAGAAAGCTGCTAAACTTTCTGAAACGTATAacactatatacatatatatatttaactgaAATGTCAGCAAGAGGTTGCAAGTGTTGCCACTCAATGTCAGACGCTTTTGTTACCTCAGTATTGCAGGTTGCAGCCACTTTATCTGCAACATTCTCAGCCATTCAGACTACTATATACTATAAATCTGATATACACATGTGCTGCTTTTACTGACAACAAAATCTAACGCAAACACAGCTCCATCTGTCATTGAGTCATACcacttttcaaattcatatacAATATGTAATGGAGCTTCTCAAAAACACCTGCACCTAAATGCACGTTTCGAAACAAAGGAAAGGGATTAGCAAAGGAGACGGCTGGAGCAGTGATTGCTTTAGGGTGCCCTTCCTCTGTGAACACTACGAGGCCATAA carries:
- the nsun3 gene encoding tRNA (cytosine(34)-C(5))-methyltransferase, mitochondrial, translated to MFLTPHTSSTWKLPPSLRRFRWSVNCHSGHALVSQRNGAARDQETKRKEKSSCQAILNRFDEQYSQELGDLWASVRAVLLDPHSWQYGVMLNRFSTVTGISQILQSQGFSTMLPQTRVLTALGSDPSTVSHSKYRAGKDSDYISKCPPNGSHIQPGIKSPALDEDLESEPSPGLSRPSLQCYIHPCPLRFPSQAHRPGQLKQYFLLNAASLLPVLALKVQDGEKVLDLCSAPGGKALAIMQCATPALLCCNEPDPQRRDWLAKTLESFLSQSLTSRVIVSAQDGRSFGKSEAGTYDKVLVDSPCSNDRSWLYCGSEQGEQRLKERARLPALQAQLLRSALSAVRPGGVVVYSTCTLSSFENFAVVQTVLNDCPEAEPEDLWEEIGIPLSKYFTFRTTHHGRGQTLHNPSQHPHNAPLSSYRHRLGLLVVPQPGKTWGPMFLSRIRRRK
- the LOC119226368 gene encoding ATP synthase F(0) complex subunit C3, mitochondrial-like, with product MYACAKFVSTPSLVRAGSRALYRPVAAAIGSDARKAECASLLEPHSILASQQQVAVRSFQTSAVSRDIDTAAKFIGAGAATVGVAGSGAGIGTVFGSLIIGYARNPSLKQQLFSYAILGFALSEAMGLFCLMVAFLILFAM